In the genome of Sebastes umbrosus isolate fSebUmb1 chromosome 14, fSebUmb1.pri, whole genome shotgun sequence, one region contains:
- the LOC119501237 gene encoding deleted in malignant brain tumors 1 protein-like → MVNHNRQWFVFCVLWLGVLIRLAGSTLCSGRVEIYYNSSWGTVCDDDWDLNDTEVVCRELGCGTALSAHQSAHFGEGTGSIWLDDVGCSGGERSVTECQHRGFGSHNCGHSEDAGVICSASLQKPSISMNPIGNVTWGQDVAITCSISTQHVGGTFTLQQTSGSFRKTQTSSTNSTSFSILQVDFDNEGSYQCQYQTTVSSRDFSSPLSDSLRLSVRGYSIRFCPSYSWFAKSGEVQVSTLRSVMGAECPECVYKHNLNLSDEEQTDVTVILDALERGSSNDDDYQVDSGGLDADSSASPESVDELDSCPVYENITDAAAQTEYREEQEDLV, encoded by the exons atggTTAATCATAACCGGCAATGGTTTGTCTTCTGTGTTCTGTGGCTAGGTGTGCTGATCAGATTGGCTGGGTCTACTCTGTGCTCTGGAAGAGTTGAAATCTATTACAACAGTTCCTGGGGAACAGTCTGTGATGACGATTGGGACTTAAATGATACTGAGGTAGTGTGCAGGGAGTTGGGCTGTGGTACAGCACTGAGTGCCCATCAGTCGGCCCACTTTGGTGAAGGAACCGGATCGATCTGGCTTGATGATGTGGGCTGCTCAGGAGGTGAAAGGTCTGTAACAGAGTGTCAGCATCGAGGATTTGGGAGCCACAACTGTGGACACTCTGAGGATGCTGGTGTTATCTGTTCAG cAAGCCTCCAGAAGCCCAGCATCTCCATGAATCCCATTGGTAACGTTACCTGGGGTCAGGACGTAGCCATCACTTGCTCGATCTCAACTCAGCATGTAGGAGGAACATTCACCCTGCAGCAGACCTCAGGCTCCTTCAGAAAGACCCAAACATCAAGTACCAATTCTACTTCCTTCAGCATCTTACAGGTGGACTTTGACAACGAAGGATCGTACCAGTGCCAGTATCAGACAACGGTTTCAAGTCGAGACTTCAGCTCCCCCCTAAGTGATTCTCTCAGACTCTCTGTTAGAG GATATAGCATAAGATTTTGTCCTAGCTACAGCTGGTTTGCCAAGTCTGGAGAAGTTCAGGTGTCAACGCTGAGGAGTGTTATGGGAGCGGAGTGTCCGGAGTGTGTTTACAAGCACAACTTGAATCTGAGTGACGAGGAGCAAACAGACGTTACCGTCATACTGGACGCATTGGAACG GGGATCCAGCAATGATGATGATTATCAGGTCGACTCTGGTGGTCTTGATGCTGATTCCTCTGCTTCTCCTGAGTCTGTGGACGAG TTAGACTCTTGTCCTGTGTATGAGAACATCACAGACGCTGCAGCACAGACAGAatacagagaggagcaggaagacCTGGTGTGA
- the LOC119501127 gene encoding scavenger receptor cysteine-rich type 1 protein M130-like, whose translation MGSVGNLRYLAFVSFLLTSTSPAADGWIRLAGSGSTRCSGRVEIYYNSSWGTVCDDGWDLNDTEVVCRELGCGTALSAPQSAHFGEGTGPIWLDDVGCSGSERSVTECQHGGFGTHNCKHSEDAGVICSGEKTFG comes from the exons ATGGGGAGCGTGGGAAACCTTCGCTATTTGGCCTTCG TCTCTTTTCTCTTGACTTCAACTTCACCTGCTGCAG ATGGTTGGATCAGATTGGCTGGGTCTGGGTCTACTCGGTGCTCTGGAAGAGTTGAAATCTATTACAACAGTTCCTGGGGAACAGTCTGTGATGACGGATGGGACTTAAATGATACTGAGGTAGTGTGCAGGGAGTTGGGCTGTGGTACAGCACTGAGTGCCCCTCAGTCGGCCCACTTTGGTGAAGGAACCGGACCGATCTGGCTTGATGATGTGGGCTGCTCAGGAAGTGAAAGGTCTGTAACAGAGTGTCAGCATGGAGGATTTGGGACCCACAACTGTAAACACTCTGAGGATGCTGGTGTTATCTGTTCAGGTGAGAAAACTTTTGGATGA